A genomic region of Paenibacillus sp. PL2-23 contains the following coding sequences:
- a CDS encoding YqeG family HAD IIIA-type phosphatase, with protein MFERLLPNMRVNSVYDIDLDELASRGVRGIITDLDNTLVGAKEPLATPELVAWLDKVRNVGFKVVIVSNNNRTRVSNFAAPLDIPFLHKAKKPTQASFRKALAMLGLQADETVMIGDQMMTDVLGGNRMGLYTILVIPISPADEGVMTLVNRRLERFALARLRKRGLWYEEETK; from the coding sequence ATGTTCGAACGATTGCTGCCGAATATGCGCGTCAATTCGGTATACGATATTGACCTTGATGAGCTTGCGTCCAGAGGCGTGCGCGGTATTATTACGGATCTGGACAACACGCTTGTCGGCGCGAAGGAGCCTCTGGCGACCCCGGAGCTCGTCGCATGGCTGGACAAGGTCAGGAATGTGGGCTTCAAGGTTGTCATTGTGTCTAACAACAACAGGACACGGGTAAGCAACTTTGCAGCGCCGCTGGACATTCCGTTTCTGCACAAAGCGAAGAAGCCGACGCAGGCTTCCTTCCGCAAAGCGCTGGCAATGCTTGGCTTGCAGGCGGATGAGACGGTTATGATCGGAGACCAGATGATGACTGATGTCCTGGGAGGGAATCGGATGGGGCTCTATACGATTCTGGTTATACCGATTTCGCCGGCGGACGAAGGCGTCATGACGCTGGTGAACCGCCGGCTTGAGCGATTTGCGCTGGCACGGCTCCGCAAACGCGGGTTATGGTACGAGGAGGAAACGAAGTGA
- the yqeK gene encoding bis(5'-nucleosyl)-tetraphosphatase (symmetrical) YqeK, with protein MERSLMIEKVKAEMPERRWLHTEGVMATAVALSQRYGEDPRRAELAAILHDVAKYWPTERQGSVIRDHQLSDDVLRYDKELWHQYVGAWVAEQEFGVSDLGVLDAIRFHTSGRRGMSKLEKVVWLADYIEPGRDFPGVNDIRALSEESLERAVLAGLDGTIGFLIAKGKRIYPLTLEARNGLIEEIRGN; from the coding sequence ATGGAACGGTCCCTCATGATAGAGAAGGTTAAAGCGGAAATGCCGGAGCGGAGATGGCTTCATACCGAAGGCGTTATGGCGACAGCTGTGGCGCTGTCCCAGCGATATGGAGAGGATCCTCGCCGCGCCGAGCTGGCCGCTATTCTTCACGATGTAGCCAAATATTGGCCGACGGAGCGCCAGGGCAGTGTTATACGCGACCATCAGCTGTCGGATGACGTGCTGCGCTATGACAAGGAGCTGTGGCATCAATATGTTGGCGCTTGGGTGGCGGAGCAGGAGTTCGGGGTGTCCGACCTCGGCGTACTGGACGCCATTCGGTTCCATACCTCGGGCCGCAGAGGCATGTCCAAGCTGGAGAAGGTTGTATGGCTTGCCGATTATATCGAGCCGGGACGAGACTTTCCCGGCGTCAATGACATTCGGGCGCTGAGCGAGGAAAGCCTGGAACGCGCCGTGCTTGCCGGTCTAGACGGCACGATCGGCTTCCTGATCGCCAAGGGCAAACGTATTTATCCCCTGACGCTTGAGGCGCGCAACGGATTAATTGAGGAAATTCGCGGAAACTAA
- the nrdF gene encoding class 1b ribonucleoside-diphosphate reductase subunit beta gives MKAVNWNRPDDDFTLTFWQQNVMQFWTDEEIPLSDDKMDWMQMSDEERTLYKNVLGGLTLLDTIQGGVGMPKILEHVDGLQRKAVLSFMSMMEQIHAKSYSSIFTTLASGEEIDAIFKWVEENPQLQKKANLIASWYSNITGPEELYKAMAASVFLESYLFYSGFFYPLYLAGQGKMTSSGEIIDLILRDESIHGLYVGVLAQELFATFSPEARAALQSEVYALLLELYENEVVYTDHLYSPVGLEEEVKAYVRYNANKALMNLGLEPHFPEEPVNPIVFNGISTHTKQHDFFSKKGNGYVRTIHVEPLNDDDFVFNF, from the coding sequence ATGAAAGCAGTCAATTGGAATCGTCCGGACGACGACTTCACGTTGACGTTCTGGCAGCAGAACGTCATGCAGTTCTGGACGGACGAAGAAATTCCGTTATCGGATGATAAGATGGACTGGATGCAAATGTCGGATGAGGAGCGCACGCTGTACAAGAATGTGCTTGGCGGCTTGACGCTGCTGGATACGATTCAAGGCGGCGTAGGCATGCCCAAAATTTTGGAACACGTTGACGGACTGCAGAGAAAAGCAGTATTGTCCTTCATGTCCATGATGGAGCAGATTCACGCCAAATCCTACAGCAGCATCTTTACGACGCTGGCTTCCGGTGAAGAGATCGACGCGATCTTCAAGTGGGTAGAGGAAAATCCTCAGCTTCAGAAGAAAGCGAACCTGATCGCGTCTTGGTATTCCAATATTACCGGACCTGAGGAGCTGTACAAGGCGATGGCGGCGTCCGTCTTCCTGGAGAGCTACCTGTTCTACAGCGGCTTCTTCTATCCGCTTTATCTGGCGGGTCAAGGCAAGATGACGAGCAGCGGCGAAATTATCGACCTGATTCTGCGGGACGAAAGCATTCACGGCTTATACGTAGGGGTGCTGGCGCAGGAGCTGTTCGCAACGTTCAGTCCGGAAGCTCGCGCCGCTCTGCAGAGCGAGGTGTATGCTCTCCTGCTGGAGCTGTACGAGAACGAGGTCGTCTACACGGATCACCTCTACTCGCCGGTTGGCCTGGAGGAGGAAGTGAAGGCGTACGTTCGCTACAATGCAAACAAAGCGCTGATGAACCTTGGTCTGGAGCCTCATTTCCCTGAGGAGCCGGTGAATCCCATTGTATTCAACGGGATCAGCACTCACACGAAGCAGCATGACTTCTTCTCCAAGAAGGGCAACGGCTACGTTCGCACCATTCACGTGGAGCCTCTGAATGACGATGATTTTGTTTTTAACTTCTAA
- the aroE gene encoding shikimate dehydrogenase — MTASGGRIDSHTELYGVIGDPIRHSKSPIMMNRAFRETGINGVYMAFHITDDKLEHFVAGVRAMGIRGVNVTIPHKLRIMDLLDDIHESARIIGAVNTIVNDNGKLTGYNTDGIGYVRSLKEEASPQLAGKRITVIGAGGAARGIIYALLQEGPERVRIVNRSAQRAEELASSLSSGSFIIEASSNDRLQEWCGDADIIINTTSVGMFPNVDQSPVPGEWLNPGAVVSDLIYNPLQTAFLHAAAARGCQTHGGLGMFIYQGAYAFEYWTGQPAPAAAMREEVLAALQG, encoded by the coding sequence GTGACAGCGTCAGGTGGAAGGATTGACAGTCATACGGAGCTTTATGGGGTAATCGGAGATCCGATCCGCCATTCCAAATCGCCGATTATGATGAACCGGGCTTTTCGGGAGACGGGGATTAACGGCGTGTATATGGCGTTTCATATTACAGACGACAAGCTGGAGCATTTTGTAGCCGGCGTGCGTGCAATGGGCATTCGCGGGGTTAACGTAACCATTCCCCATAAGCTGCGCATTATGGACCTGCTGGACGATATTCACGAAAGCGCCCGCATTATAGGGGCTGTCAACACGATTGTCAACGATAACGGCAAGCTGACGGGCTACAATACAGACGGCATCGGTTACGTTCGTTCGCTGAAGGAGGAAGCTTCCCCGCAGCTGGCGGGCAAGCGCATTACCGTCATTGGAGCGGGCGGCGCGGCCCGCGGCATTATCTACGCCTTGCTGCAGGAGGGGCCTGAGCGTGTGCGAATTGTCAATCGTTCCGCTCAGCGAGCGGAGGAGCTGGCCTCCTCCTTATCGAGTGGCTCCTTTATTATTGAAGCTTCGTCGAATGATCGGCTGCAGGAGTGGTGCGGGGACGCGGATATCATCATCAATACGACCTCGGTAGGCATGTTCCCTAATGTGGACCAATCGCCGGTTCCCGGAGAGTGGCTGAACCCAGGAGCGGTCGTCAGCGATCTGATCTACAATCCGCTGCAGACCGCCTTTCTGCATGCGGCGGCAGCGAGAGGCTGCCAGACGCATGGCGGCCTCGGCATGTTTATCTACCAAGGCGCGTACGCGTTCGAATATTGGACAGGACAGCCTGCCCCGGCGGCGGCGATGAGAGAGGAAGTGCTCGCGGCGCTTCAGGGTTAG
- the yqeH gene encoding ribosome biogenesis GTPase YqeH: protein MNEQQLSETTISCAGCGVKLQASSPDMPGYVPESAAKSEHVICQRCFRIRHYNEAASVAVDQDDFLKLLGSIGTTDSLVVHIVDLYDFEGSLITGLGRFVGNNPVLLVVNKIDLLPKGMNTNRIRNWVQKQAKSHGLRTVDVVLCSAKRNMGFEHVIDAIGRYRGNRDVYVVGATNVGKSTLINRLIRDYSDMERELTTSRYPGTTLDAVNIPLEDGKSIIDTPGIVYTSRMAEVVPRTFLGSLLPDKPIKPLVYQLNEGQTLFIGSLVRFDFVEGERQSFTLYISNALNVHRTKLERAESLYEEHKGELLGAPTLDELADIPAWTRHSLRIRQGEKQDVFVSGLGWIQVNGMRGALVDVYAPKGVKVLLRDSMI, encoded by the coding sequence GTGAACGAACAACAGCTAAGCGAGACAACGATTTCCTGCGCGGGCTGCGGCGTGAAGCTGCAGGCCAGCAGCCCGGATATGCCGGGATACGTACCGGAGTCGGCAGCCAAGAGCGAGCATGTCATTTGCCAGCGCTGCTTCCGCATCCGTCATTATAATGAAGCGGCGTCCGTCGCGGTCGATCAGGACGACTTCCTCAAGCTGCTCGGCAGCATCGGGACAACGGACAGTCTGGTTGTCCATATCGTCGATTTGTATGATTTTGAGGGAAGCCTGATTACAGGGCTGGGGCGGTTTGTCGGCAATAATCCGGTGCTGCTGGTCGTCAACAAAATCGATTTGCTTCCGAAGGGCATGAACACGAATCGCATTCGGAATTGGGTGCAGAAGCAAGCCAAGTCGCACGGGCTGCGTACGGTTGACGTCGTGCTCTGCAGCGCCAAGCGGAATATGGGCTTCGAGCATGTCATTGACGCGATTGGCCGGTACAGGGGCAACCGCGACGTCTATGTGGTAGGCGCCACTAACGTCGGCAAGTCCACGCTTATTAACCGGCTGATCAGGGATTACAGCGATATGGAGCGGGAGCTGACAACATCCCGATACCCGGGCACTACGCTTGACGCGGTCAATATCCCGCTGGAGGACGGCAAGTCTATTATTGATACGCCCGGCATCGTATACACTAGCCGGATGGCTGAGGTTGTGCCGCGCACCTTCCTGGGCTCGCTGCTGCCGGACAAGCCGATCAAGCCGCTTGTGTACCAGCTGAACGAGGGACAGACCTTGTTCATCGGCAGCCTGGTCCGCTTCGATTTTGTCGAGGGGGAGCGGCAGTCGTTTACACTTTATATTTCCAATGCGCTTAACGTTCACCGGACCAAGCTTGAGAGGGCTGAATCGCTGTACGAGGAGCATAAGGGCGAGCTGCTGGGCGCGCCAACGCTGGATGAGCTGGCGGATATTCCGGCTTGGACGCGGCATTCGCTGCGCATCCGACAAGGCGAGAAGCAGGATGTATTTGTGTCGGGACTAGGCTGGATTCAAGTGAATGGCATGAGGGGCGCGCTTGTAGATGTGTACGCGCCCAAAGGTGTGAAGGTATTGCTGCGCGATTCCATGATCTGA
- the rsfS gene encoding ribosome silencing factor, translated as MLLKSDQLLKTAVQAVEDKKAMDVIALNLKEVSLVADYFVICSGNSDTQVQAIATEVRKQAELGGTRVRGIEGMDTARWVLIDLGDVIVHIFHREERDYYNIERLWSDAKVVEFA; from the coding sequence ATGCTGTTGAAATCGGATCAGTTATTGAAAACTGCGGTGCAAGCCGTCGAGGATAAAAAAGCGATGGACGTCATCGCCCTGAATCTCAAGGAAGTTTCGCTTGTGGCAGACTATTTTGTCATTTGCAGCGGCAATTCAGATACACAGGTGCAGGCCATTGCGACGGAAGTGCGCAAGCAGGCGGAGCTTGGGGGAACAAGAGTGCGCGGAATTGAAGGAATGGACACCGCCAGATGGGTGCTTATTGATCTGGGCGACGTCATTGTGCATATCTTCCACCGCGAGGAACGCGATTATTATAATATCGAGCGGTTATGGTCCGACGCTAAGGTCGTGGAGTTCGCATGA
- the nrdE gene encoding class 1b ribonucleoside-diphosphate reductase subunit alpha → MKHIELNNELMQRGADGFYQLDKDKEAVQAFMAEVEEKSVKFGSLREKLDYLITNDYYDNVFDHYTYEQVEAVFNLTSNAGFEFQSYMAISKFYKDYAMKTNNKAQYLEQYPDRVAIVALHLGQGDAERALRIADAMIEQRLQPATPTFLNAGKSRRGEMVSCFLLEMDDSLNSINYVLGTCMQLSKIGGGVAVNLSKLRGRGEPIKGVEGAAKGIMPVLKLMEDAFSYADQMGQRKGSGAGYYNIFGWDIIEFLDCKKINADEKSRIKTLSIGLIIPNKFYELAAQNKPLVVFGPHSVQKAYGQHLDDMDMDEMYEELLANDSVTKKTVMNARDMLTKIASIQLESGYPYIMNKSNANNVHALKDIGSIKMSNLCTEIFQLQETSEIKDYGYDDVIRRDISCNLASLNIVNVMERGKVKESVHVGIEALTTVSDLSKIDNAPGVRKANEELHSVGLGAMNLNGYLAKNKIAYESDEAKDFASAFFMMMNFYSLEKSMEIAKERGETFKDFERSEYAKGTYFTRYIETDYRPKLERVKELFQGIDIPSPQDWAELKEKVQAHGLYHAYRLAIAPTQSISYIQNATSSVMPIVEHIETRTYANSTTYYPMPYLSQDNFFYYKSAYNINQFKLIDLIAEIGQHVDQGISTVLHVNSNVTTRELARFYVYAAQKGLKSLYYTRTKRLSVEECTSCAV, encoded by the coding sequence TTGAAGCATATTGAATTAAACAACGAGCTCATGCAGCGCGGAGCGGACGGATTCTATCAGTTGGACAAGGATAAAGAAGCGGTACAAGCCTTTATGGCGGAGGTAGAAGAGAAAAGCGTCAAATTCGGTTCGCTTCGCGAGAAGCTGGATTACCTCATCACGAACGACTACTACGACAATGTGTTCGATCACTATACATACGAGCAGGTTGAAGCTGTGTTCAACCTGACGTCTAACGCAGGCTTTGAATTCCAGTCCTACATGGCGATCTCCAAGTTCTACAAGGACTACGCGATGAAGACGAACAACAAGGCGCAATACCTGGAGCAATATCCCGACCGTGTGGCGATCGTAGCCCTTCATCTTGGACAAGGCGACGCGGAACGCGCCCTTCGCATCGCGGATGCGATGATCGAGCAGCGTCTGCAGCCGGCCACTCCGACCTTCCTGAACGCGGGCAAGAGCCGCCGCGGCGAGATGGTATCCTGCTTCCTGTTGGAGATGGACGATTCCCTGAATTCCATTAACTATGTGCTGGGCACATGCATGCAGCTCTCCAAGATCGGTGGCGGCGTAGCCGTCAACTTGTCCAAGCTGCGGGGACGCGGCGAGCCGATCAAAGGCGTAGAAGGCGCGGCGAAGGGCATTATGCCGGTGCTGAAGCTGATGGAGGACGCGTTCTCCTATGCCGATCAGATGGGGCAGCGCAAGGGCTCCGGAGCGGGCTACTATAACATTTTTGGCTGGGATATTATTGAGTTTCTCGATTGCAAGAAGATTAACGCGGATGAGAAGTCCCGGATCAAGACGCTTTCGATTGGCCTGATCATTCCGAACAAGTTCTACGAGCTTGCCGCTCAGAACAAGCCGCTTGTTGTATTCGGACCCCATTCCGTCCAAAAGGCTTACGGCCAGCATCTGGACGATATGGACATGGACGAGATGTATGAGGAGCTGCTCGCGAACGACAGCGTCACGAAGAAGACGGTCATGAACGCGCGCGACATGCTGACGAAGATCGCATCGATTCAGCTGGAGTCCGGCTACCCATACATTATGAACAAATCGAATGCCAACAACGTACATGCGCTCAAGGATATCGGCTCTATTAAGATGTCTAATCTTTGTACGGAAATTTTTCAGCTGCAGGAAACATCGGAAATTAAAGACTACGGCTACGACGACGTCATCCGCCGCGATATCAGCTGCAACCTGGCGTCTCTCAATATAGTGAACGTAATGGAACGCGGGAAGGTGAAGGAATCCGTGCACGTCGGCATCGAGGCGCTGACAACGGTTAGCGACCTGTCCAAGATCGACAATGCTCCAGGCGTACGCAAGGCGAACGAGGAGCTGCATTCCGTCGGTCTGGGCGCGATGAACCTGAACGGATACCTGGCCAAAAACAAAATTGCTTATGAGAGCGATGAGGCGAAGGATTTCGCCAGCGCGTTCTTCATGATGATGAACTTCTATTCCCTGGAGAAAAGTATGGAAATCGCGAAGGAGAGAGGCGAGACGTTCAAGGACTTCGAGCGCTCCGAATACGCGAAGGGCACGTACTTCACCCGATACATCGAGACGGACTATCGTCCGAAGCTGGAGCGCGTGAAGGAATTGTTCCAGGGCATTGACATTCCGTCTCCTCAGGACTGGGCCGAGCTCAAGGAGAAGGTACAGGCGCATGGCTTGTATCATGCTTACCGTCTGGCGATCGCGCCAACGCAAAGCATCTCCTACATTCAGAACGCGACTTCAAGCGTTATGCCGATTGTGGAGCATATCGAGACACGCACATACGCGAACTCGACGACCTACTACCCGATGCCGTATTTGTCGCAGGATAACTTCTTCTACTACAAATCGGCGTATAACATTAATCAGTTCAAGCTGATCGACCTGATCGCCGAAATCGGCCAGCATGTGGATCAAGGCATCTCGACCGTTCTACATGTGAACAGTAACGTGACAACCCGTGAGCTGGCGCGCTTCTACGTATACGCCGCGCAGAAGGGCCTGAAGTCGCTTTATTACACCAGAACGAAGCGCCTCTCGGTGGAGGAGTGCACGAGCTGCGCCGTTTAA
- the yhbY gene encoding ribosome assembly RNA-binding protein YhbY, whose translation MLTGKQKRFLRAQAHHLQPIFQVGKGGTNEHLVRHIEEALETRELIKVSVLNNCLDEPKEIGAEVSEAAGAELVQVIGKTIVLYKESKDHKTIVLP comes from the coding sequence ATGCTAACAGGCAAACAAAAACGGTTCCTTCGCGCTCAGGCGCATCATTTACAGCCGATTTTCCAGGTAGGCAAGGGCGGGACGAATGAGCATCTGGTCCGCCATATCGAGGAAGCCCTGGAGACAAGAGAGCTGATTAAGGTATCCGTGCTGAACAACTGCTTGGACGAACCCAAGGAAATTGGAGCCGAGGTGTCGGAAGCGGCTGGCGCGGAGCTTGTTCAGGTCATCGGCAAAACGATCGTGCTCTACAAAGAGTCCAAGGATCATAAGACGATCGTGCTTCCTTAA
- a CDS encoding S1-like domain-containing RNA-binding protein has protein sequence MSLTAGETYQLKITREVSPYGFFLSDGESEVLLHYTELVGSKPGVGGTVSVFIYYDSEDRLAATMKKPLLQLGELARLKVADVHPRLGCFLEMGLGRQLLLPLSELPESVAYRPLPGDEVFVVMKHDKIGRLVAKLAFEEELAPLVFPAPAAWRNTWVEGWVTKTLQMGSFVIVDGGVVGFGVYGLIPSSERTRPLRLGERVRARVTFIREDGRVNLSMTERKEVGRVEDADRILAFLKERPAGGMPYSDETEAELIKQRFGISKSAFKRALGKLMREGLVTQKGSWTYLAAPPEGGSGHAEGAERE, from the coding sequence ATGAGCCTGACGGCTGGAGAAACCTATCAACTCAAAATTACGCGCGAAGTGTCCCCGTACGGCTTCTTCCTGAGCGACGGCGAATCCGAAGTGCTTCTGCACTATACGGAGCTTGTCGGCTCCAAGCCAGGCGTCGGGGGCACGGTCAGCGTATTTATTTATTACGATTCCGAGGATCGTCTGGCGGCTACGATGAAGAAGCCGCTGCTTCAGCTGGGCGAGCTTGCGCGGCTGAAGGTTGCGGATGTGCATCCGCGGCTGGGCTGCTTCCTGGAGATGGGTCTCGGGCGGCAGCTGCTGCTGCCGCTTTCCGAGCTGCCGGAGAGCGTTGCTTACCGTCCGCTTCCAGGCGATGAAGTGTTCGTCGTCATGAAGCATGACAAGATCGGCAGGCTTGTCGCCAAGCTGGCCTTCGAGGAGGAGCTTGCTCCGCTAGTATTCCCGGCGCCTGCCGCCTGGCGCAACACGTGGGTCGAGGGCTGGGTAACGAAGACGCTTCAGATGGGCTCGTTCGTTATCGTAGACGGAGGCGTTGTAGGCTTTGGGGTGTATGGTCTCATTCCGAGCTCTGAGCGAACGCGGCCGCTGAGGCTTGGCGAGCGCGTTCGCGCGCGGGTGACGTTCATTCGCGAGGACGGCCGAGTCAACCTGTCAATGACAGAGAGGAAGGAGGTCGGCCGGGTGGAGGATGCCGATCGGATCCTCGCTTTCCTGAAGGAACGTCCGGCAGGCGGCATGCCTTATTCTGACGAAACGGAGGCTGAGCTGATCAAGCAGCGGTTCGGCATTAGCAAATCCGCATTCAAGCGAGCGCTGGGCAAGCTGATGCGGGAAGGCTTGGTTACCCAGAAGGGCAGCTGGACCTATCTGGCCGCGCCGCCGGAGGGCGGCTCCGGGCACGCTGAAGGAGCTGAGCGGGAGTGA
- the nrdI gene encoding class Ib ribonucleoside-diphosphate reductase assembly flavoprotein NrdI — MLVVYDSKTGNVKRFINNLNMRAVTIDEQRKIDEPFVLVTYTTGFGQVPEKVDSFLAENYSLLRGVSASGNRNWGPGFAKSADTIAKKYDVPVILKFELSGTSQDREHFVERVRAIEAY, encoded by the coding sequence GTGCTGGTTGTGTACGATTCCAAAACGGGCAATGTCAAACGTTTCATCAATAATCTGAATATGCGCGCGGTGACAATCGACGAGCAGCGGAAGATTGACGAGCCATTCGTGCTCGTGACCTATACGACGGGGTTCGGACAGGTTCCGGAGAAGGTAGACTCCTTCCTCGCCGAGAACTATTCTCTGCTGCGCGGCGTGTCTGCGAGCGGCAATCGCAATTGGGGGCCGGGCTTTGCCAAAAGCGCGGACACAATTGCCAAGAAGTATGATGTGCCTGTTATTTTGAAGTTTGAATTGTCGGGAACGAGTCAGGATAGGGAACATTTTGTCGAAAGGGTGCGGGCGATTGAAGCATATTGA
- the nadD gene encoding nicotinate-nucleotide adenylyltransferase, producing MKKIGIMGGTFDPIHIGHLIAAETAREQGGLDEVWFIPTADPPLKNRAPLAAAAQRLEMVQLAIAGHGEFRALDLEIRRGGISYSIDTILELRSQYPRYAFYYIIGSDRMNDLPRWHRIQELSAQAGFIGLARPGEPMELEELSAELRHSLLLAEMPQIGISSTKLRAKLANRLSVRYLLPDSVLAYIRRLGLYGTVPHDREG from the coding sequence TTGAAAAAAATCGGCATAATGGGCGGCACGTTCGATCCCATTCATATCGGGCACCTGATTGCGGCGGAGACCGCGAGAGAGCAGGGCGGCCTCGATGAGGTGTGGTTCATCCCCACCGCTGACCCGCCGCTCAAAAACCGCGCGCCGCTAGCAGCGGCCGCGCAGCGGTTGGAGATGGTTCAGCTCGCGATTGCGGGCCACGGCGAATTCCGGGCGCTTGATCTTGAGATCAGACGCGGGGGGATCAGCTACTCCATCGATACGATATTGGAGCTGCGCTCTCAGTATCCCCGCTATGCTTTCTATTATATTATTGGATCGGATCGCATGAACGACCTGCCGCGCTGGCATCGGATCCAGGAGCTGTCGGCGCAAGCGGGCTTCATTGGTCTAGCGCGGCCGGGAGAGCCCATGGAACTGGAAGAGCTATCGGCCGAGCTGCGCCATTCGCTGCTTCTGGCAGAGATGCCGCAGATCGGCATCTCGTCAACCAAGCTGCGCGCTAAGCTGGCGAATCGCCTTTCCGTGCGGTATCTCCTTCCGGATTCCGTGCTTGCTTATATAAGGAGGCTTGGCCTGTATGGAACGGTCCCTCATGATAGAGAAGGTTAA
- a CDS encoding class I SAM-dependent methyltransferase: protein MEDMPYADWLGFARAAWSRYGMPSTVVDLGCGTGSLAIPLARSGFQVYGIDLSSDMLSVARSKWDETPQQAVRSRAGTIRWLQQDMREWELGEPVDAVISFCDCLNYLTEEADIEAALRRTYLALKPGGSFLFDMHPPSQLLRYAEEQPFVLDERDIAYIWTCELEEARCQIEHHLTIFARDAGSLPFNRFEETHTQRAYDPDWIANALRKAGFRTVDRFADFELKPASASSERLFFAAVK from the coding sequence ATGGAGGATATGCCATACGCGGACTGGCTGGGTTTCGCGAGAGCCGCCTGGTCGCGCTACGGCATGCCGTCCACTGTCGTGGATCTTGGCTGCGGCACGGGCAGCCTCGCCATACCTCTCGCGCGGTCGGGCTTTCAAGTTTATGGCATCGACCTGTCCTCGGACATGCTGTCCGTCGCCCGGAGCAAATGGGACGAGACGCCGCAGCAGGCTGTCAGATCGCGGGCCGGCACGATTCGCTGGCTCCAGCAGGATATGCGCGAATGGGAGCTGGGGGAGCCGGTGGACGCTGTTATATCGTTCTGCGACTGCCTGAACTACCTGACGGAGGAAGCCGATATCGAAGCGGCCCTCCGCCGCACGTATCTTGCGCTTAAGCCTGGCGGCTCCTTCCTGTTCGATATGCATCCGCCAAGCCAGCTGCTGCGGTACGCGGAGGAGCAGCCATTTGTGCTGGACGAGCGCGATATTGCCTACATATGGACCTGCGAGCTTGAGGAGGCGCGCTGCCAAATCGAGCACCATCTGACGATATTCGCCCGCGATGCCGGCTCTCTGCCGTTCAACCGGTTCGAGGAAACGCATACGCAGCGGGCTTATGATCCCGACTGGATCGCGAATGCGCTTCGCAAGGCAGGCTTTCGCACCGTCGACCGGTTTGCGGATTTCGAGCTTAAGCCCGCCAGCGCTTCCTCTGAGCGTTTATTTTTTGCGGCGGTCAAATAG